A part of Caviibacter abscessus genomic DNA contains:
- a CDS encoding glucose PTS transporter subunit EIIB: MKEKFIKKILVFMLPKSNFNTGSGEENQKSNTEDSTKKITLGEQANNIVNAFGGRENITSLEACSTRLFVKTKDENVVDEQALKDNKAIGVLKKDGIIQVVFGPKVSVIKEELDKLM; this comes from the coding sequence ATGAAAGAAAAGTTTATTAAAAAAATACTTGTATTCATGCTACCTAAGTCAAATTTTAATACTGGAAGTGGAGAAGAAAATCAAAAATCAAATACAGAAGATAGTACTAAAAAAATAACTCTTGGAGAACAAGCAAATAATATTGTAAACGCATTTGGGGGAAGAGAAAATATAACGAGCCTTGAAGCGTGTTCAACAAGACTATTTGTTAAAACAAAAGATGAAAATGTAGTTGATGAACAAGCACTTAAAGATAATAAGGCAATAGGAGTATTGAAAAAAGACGGGATAATACAAGTTGTATTTGGACCAAAAGTGAGTGTTATAAAAGAAGAACTTGATAAATTAATGTAA
- a CDS encoding endonuclease/exonuclease/phosphatase family protein, whose translation MKKTFVILSAVFSIISTAITIPQIQGEGMVSAYAGKEVDKVEGVVTNTFKSKYNQGFYMQDKGDGNDKTSDAIWVETKENVKVGDKVSVDGLVKEIQFSKFNKSNPTETSIQATSVTVISSDNKVEAVTLKEFSNIPDIVNYFESLEGMLVKVEKPLVTAIDYKYSNVYLTYGKIENSNIYGGGVYSYDNEQPNRIKYMQGLSEKFSEDELMVHTYDKVKDYLTGNVSFDYDVWALRGQKLNKDMFILTNHKPETLKYNYDKSKLNVVSYNIENFHRDMIPGRVEQLAKEVVETLKKPDILTLIEVMDDNGPESESKETTAVENINAIITAIVKAGGPKYEYMTVNPEHLQDGGWPNANIRNVILYRKDRLKAVSVNQGTTKVDTDVIKKGSKVRLTYNPGRLGNNDENFKEVRKPIVAHLTFKGKNVFVIANHLKSKRSDDKLWINDKAKVRRSEIVRIPEGEVIGKFMDKILSYDKNAIILSMGDMNDYEFSPTMKKMVGKNFISSAYLVPLNERYSYVFQGVTQILDHIVLNKKYAKNSKVQYIHLNSEFTEKQGRFSDHDPVFIQISVK comes from the coding sequence ATGAAAAAGACATTTGTAATATTATCAGCAGTATTTTCAATAATTTCTACTGCTATAACTATACCTCAAATACAAGGTGAAGGTATGGTATCAGCTTATGCAGGTAAAGAAGTAGATAAAGTTGAAGGTGTGGTAACAAATACATTTAAAAGCAAATATAATCAAGGATTTTATATGCAAGATAAAGGTGATGGTAACGATAAAACTTCTGATGCTATTTGGGTAGAAACAAAAGAAAATGTAAAAGTTGGAGATAAAGTAAGTGTAGATGGGCTTGTTAAAGAAATACAATTTAGTAAATTTAATAAAAGTAATCCTACAGAAACAAGCATACAAGCAACAAGTGTTACAGTTATTTCAAGTGATAATAAAGTTGAAGCAGTAACTTTAAAAGAGTTTTCAAATATACCTGATATAGTAAATTATTTTGAAAGTTTAGAAGGAATGCTTGTTAAAGTTGAAAAACCATTAGTTACAGCTATTGATTATAAGTACTCAAATGTGTATTTAACATATGGTAAAATTGAAAATAGCAATATATATGGTGGTGGAGTTTATTCATATGATAACGAACAACCAAATAGAATTAAGTATATGCAAGGATTATCAGAAAAATTTTCTGAAGATGAGTTAATGGTACATACTTATGATAAAGTAAAAGATTATTTAACAGGAAATGTAAGTTTTGATTATGATGTGTGGGCTTTAAGAGGTCAAAAATTAAATAAAGATATGTTTATATTAACAAATCATAAACCTGAAACTTTAAAATATAATTACGATAAATCAAAATTAAATGTAGTTTCATACAATATTGAAAACTTTCATAGAGATATGATACCTGGAAGAGTTGAACAATTAGCTAAAGAAGTTGTTGAAACATTAAAAAAACCTGACATTTTAACTTTAATAGAAGTAATGGATGATAATGGACCTGAAAGTGAATCAAAAGAGACAACAGCAGTTGAAAATATAAATGCAATAATAACTGCAATTGTAAAAGCAGGAGGACCAAAATATGAGTATATGACTGTAAATCCTGAGCATTTACAAGATGGTGGTTGGCCTAATGCAAATATAAGAAACGTAATTTTATACAGAAAAGATAGATTAAAAGCTGTTTCAGTAAATCAAGGGACAACAAAAGTAGATACAGATGTTATTAAAAAAGGTTCAAAAGTTAGATTAACATATAACCCTGGAAGACTTGGAAATAATGATGAAAACTTTAAGGAAGTAAGAAAACCTATAGTTGCACATTTAACTTTCAAAGGTAAAAATGTATTTGTAATTGCAAATCACTTAAAATCAAAGAGAAGCGATGATAAATTATGGATAAATGATAAAGCTAAAGTTAGAAGATCTGAAATAGTTAGAATACCTGAGGGAGAAGTTATAGGTAAATTTATGGATAAGATATTAAGCTATGATAAAAATGCAATAATATTATCTATGGGAGATATGAATGATTATGAATTTTCACCAACAATGAAGAAAATGGTTGGAAAAAACTTTATATCTTCTGCATACTTAGTTCCGCTTAATGAAAGATATTCATATGTTTTCCAAGGAGTAACTCAAATTCTTGATCATATTGTTTTAAATAAAAAATATGCGAAAAATTCAAAAGTTCAATATATACACTTAAATTCTGAATTTACAGAAAAACAAGGTAGATTCTCAGATCATGACCCTGTATTTATTCAAATTTCAGTGAAATAA
- a CDS encoding valine--tRNA ligase: protein MKELNGNYNPAEFETKLYKTWENNKYFNADTNSEKPAFSMILPPPNVTGILHIGHVMNMSVQDAVIRYKRMSGYNALWLPGTDHAGIATQNKVERMLHDMGTSKEQIGKEEFIKKTWEWKHKYGNIITEQFRKVGSSFDWTREKFTMDEDVSKAVKEAFVKLYNDDLIYQGEYIVNWCPKDKTALADDEINHEEKDSFIWHITYNIKDSDEKLIVATTRPETILGDTGVAVNPNDDRYKHLIGKFAILPLINREIPIVADEYVEMEFGTGCVKMTPSHDPNDFEVAKRCNLEYINILTPDAHINENGGKYCGLDRFEARKVILKDLEELGLLVKTENHKNSVGHCYRCNTIIEPRISKQWFVRMKPLATRALEVVKNGEITFTPKRMEKIYYNWLENIRDWCISRQIWWGHQIPAYYDQNGKLYVAKSLEEAQQKAGEDKILTQETDVLDTWFSSALWPFTTLGWPSKTADMSTFFPTNTLVTAADIIFFWVARMIMMSLYITDKVPFNYVYFTGIIRDEMGRKMSKSLGNSVDPLEIIKNKGADALRFSLLFNITQGQDLKFNDSLVEMGSNFANKVWNASKFVISNLKDFDNNISIIDLDFKLEDSWIISRLNNTSALINKNMEEYNIDQSCKLAFEFFKGDFCDWYVEIAKTRIYNATDETDKKTAQWVLRYVLDNALKLLHPFMPFITEEIWQIIKINGETIMLENYPTLDKTLVDTNIEKQFSFLQNVISNVRNIRAEAGVSPAKKIEIIYKTQNEEEKQILINNPKILNKLANIEKVSDTDVPSLVGSRVCGETQIFVPLADLIDKDKEIEKINKEIEKVQKELDRVMAKLNNEAFISKAPKAVIDKENMIKDELSSKISKLKNNLDLYIN from the coding sequence ATGAAAGAATTAAACGGAAACTATAATCCCGCCGAATTTGAAACCAAATTATATAAAACATGGGAAAATAATAAATATTTTAATGCAGATACAAATAGTGAAAAACCTGCATTTTCAATGATACTACCCCCACCTAATGTTACAGGTATACTTCACATAGGGCACGTTATGAACATGTCCGTTCAAGATGCCGTTATAAGATATAAAAGAATGAGTGGATATAATGCTTTATGGTTACCAGGAACAGATCATGCAGGTATTGCAACACAAAATAAAGTTGAGAGAATGCTACATGATATGGGTACATCAAAAGAACAAATAGGTAAAGAAGAATTTATCAAAAAAACTTGGGAATGGAAACATAAATACGGAAATATAATAACTGAACAATTTAGAAAAGTTGGATCATCATTTGATTGGACTAGAGAAAAATTTACTATGGACGAAGATGTTTCAAAGGCAGTTAAAGAAGCTTTTGTTAAATTATATAATGATGATTTAATCTATCAAGGCGAATACATAGTAAACTGGTGTCCAAAAGATAAAACTGCACTTGCAGATGATGAAATTAATCATGAAGAAAAAGATAGTTTTATTTGGCACATTACTTATAATATAAAAGATAGCGATGAAAAATTAATTGTTGCAACTACAAGACCTGAAACAATATTAGGTGATACCGGTGTTGCTGTAAATCCAAATGATGACAGATACAAACATCTTATAGGTAAATTTGCGATTTTACCATTAATTAATCGTGAAATACCTATAGTTGCTGATGAATATGTCGAAATGGAATTTGGAACAGGTTGCGTTAAAATGACTCCATCTCACGATCCTAATGACTTTGAAGTTGCTAAAAGATGTAATCTTGAATATATAAATATATTAACTCCTGATGCTCACATAAATGAAAATGGTGGAAAGTATTGTGGATTAGATAGATTTGAAGCAAGAAAAGTTATATTAAAAGATCTTGAAGAATTAGGTTTACTTGTTAAAACTGAAAACCACAAAAATTCAGTAGGTCATTGCTATAGATGTAATACCATTATTGAACCTCGTATATCTAAACAATGGTTTGTTAGAATGAAACCCCTTGCAACTAGAGCTTTAGAAGTTGTAAAAAATGGAGAAATAACATTTACTCCTAAAAGAATGGAAAAAATTTACTATAATTGGTTAGAAAATATTAGAGATTGGTGTATCTCAAGACAAATATGGTGGGGACATCAAATACCTGCATACTATGATCAAAATGGTAAACTTTATGTTGCAAAATCACTTGAAGAAGCACAACAAAAAGCAGGAGAAGATAAAATACTTACACAAGAAACTGATGTACTTGATACTTGGTTTTCTTCAGCTCTTTGGCCTTTTACAACTTTAGGTTGGCCTAGTAAAACAGCTGATATGAGTACATTCTTTCCTACAAATACACTTGTTACAGCAGCAGATATAATATTTTTCTGGGTTGCTCGTATGATAATGATGAGCTTATACATAACAGATAAAGTACCATTTAATTATGTATATTTCACAGGTATTATTCGTGATGAAATGGGAAGAAAAATGAGTAAATCTCTTGGAAATTCTGTTGATCCTTTAGAAATTATAAAAAATAAAGGTGCAGATGCTCTAAGATTTAGTTTATTATTTAACATTACTCAAGGTCAAGATCTTAAATTTAATGATTCATTAGTTGAAATGGGCTCAAACTTTGCTAATAAAGTATGGAATGCCTCAAAATTTGTAATATCAAATTTAAAAGATTTTGATAATAATATAAGTATAATAGATTTAGATTTTAAACTTGAAGATTCTTGGATAATATCAAGACTTAATAATACTTCTGCTTTAATTAATAAAAATATGGAAGAATATAACATAGACCAAAGTTGTAAACTTGCATTTGAATTTTTCAAAGGAGATTTTTGCGATTGGTATGTTGAAATAGCTAAAACAAGAATATACAACGCAACAGATGAAACAGATAAAAAAACAGCCCAATGGGTTTTAAGATATGTTTTAGATAACGCATTAAAACTTCTTCATCCATTTATGCCATTTATAACAGAAGAAATTTGGCAAATTATAAAAATAAATGGTGAAACAATAATGCTTGAAAATTATCCTACTCTTGATAAAACATTAGTTGACACAAATATCGAAAAACAATTTTCGTTCTTACAAAATGTAATATCTAATGTTCGTAATATCAGAGCAGAAGCCGGTGTATCACCAGCTAAAAAAATTGAAATAATTTATAAAACACAAAATGAGGAAGAAAAACAAATATTAATAAATAATCCTAAAATTTTAAACAAATTAGCTAATATTGAAAAAGTTTCAGATACTGATGTACCAAGTCTGGTTGGTTCAAGAGTTTGTGGTGAAACTCAAATATTTGTTCCTTTAGCAGATTTAATTGATAAAGATAAAGAAATCGAAAAAATTAATAAAGAAATTGAAAAGGTTCAAAAAGAACTTGATAGAGTTATGGCAAAATTAAATAATGAGGCGTTCATCTCAAAAGCACCTAAAGCTGTTATTGATAAAGAAAACATGATTAAAGATGAACTTAGTTCAAAAATTAGTAAACTAAAAAATAATTTGGATTTATATATTAATTAG
- a CDS encoding NfeD family protein: MNALFWGLAAGIFLIIEVIIPGLISIWMALASFILLFISFILKDTNIQILIFLTLTCIFIFITRPLVMKKIKSSVEENINIKIIAVVNTETEIKEYNIRYKGTIWTAISNDVFEVGDIIKIKSFTGNKVNIERISE; encoded by the coding sequence ATGAATGCACTATTTTGGGGATTAGCTGCTGGAATCTTTTTGATTATTGAAGTTATAATCCCAGGGCTTATTTCAATTTGGATGGCTTTAGCATCTTTCATTTTATTATTTATCTCATTCATACTAAAAGATACTAATATCCAGATTTTAATATTCTTAACACTTACTTGTATCTTTATTTTTATAACTAGACCGCTAGTTATGAAAAAAATAAAAAGTAGTGTTGAAGAAAATATAAATATTAAAATAATTGCTGTTGTTAATACTGAAACTGAAATAAAAGAATACAATATAAGGTATAAAGGTACTATATGGACAGCAATATCAAATGATGTTTTTGAGGTAGGAGATATTATAAAAATAAAAAGCTTTACAGGAAATAAAGTGAATATAGAAAGGATAAGTGAATAG
- a CDS encoding SPFH domain-containing protein, translating into MFLPSLIIIVFGILISLIINGIKIVPESKVFIVQRLGKYHVQLNAGFHIINPFLDNVIKKVSLKETVKDFDPQPVITKDNATMLIDTVVYFQITAPKLYTYGVENPILAIENLTATTLRNIIGDLTVDQTLTSRDTINSKMRMELDEATDPWGIKVNRVELKSILPPEEIREAMEKEMKAERVKRATVLEAQATKEAAILIAEGEKTAAILKAEAEKEVRIKEAEGQARAILELKKAEADGIKLLNENVPEDKILRLQALKTLTEVADGKATKIIIPSEIQSLAGLVTSFKEL; encoded by the coding sequence ATGTTTTTACCATCATTAATCATTATAGTTTTTGGAATTTTAATTTCATTAATTATTAATGGTATTAAAATTGTACCGGAATCAAAAGTTTTTATTGTGCAAAGATTAGGAAAATATCATGTTCAATTAAATGCAGGATTTCATATTATAAATCCATTTTTAGACAATGTTATAAAAAAAGTAAGCCTTAAAGAAACAGTTAAAGATTTTGATCCTCAACCTGTTATAACAAAAGATAATGCCACTATGTTAATAGATACTGTAGTTTATTTTCAAATAACTGCTCCAAAATTATACACTTATGGCGTTGAAAATCCAATACTTGCTATTGAAAATTTAACAGCAACTACTTTAAGAAATATTATTGGGGATTTAACAGTAGACCAAACATTAACTTCAAGAGACACAATAAACTCAAAAATGAGAATGGAACTTGATGAAGCTACTGACCCTTGGGGAATTAAAGTAAATCGTGTTGAATTAAAAAGTATTTTACCTCCTGAAGAAATAAGGGAAGCAATGGAAAAAGAAATGAAAGCTGAAAGAGTTAAAAGAGCAACAGTGTTAGAAGCTCAAGCCACTAAAGAAGCTGCTATACTTATTGCAGAGGGTGAAAAAACTGCTGCTATATTAAAAGCTGAAGCTGAGAAAGAAGTTAGAATTAAAGAAGCTGAAGGACAAGCAAGAGCAATATTAGAACTTAAAAAAGCTGAAGCTGACGGTATTAAATTACTAAATGAAAATGTTCCTGAAGACAAAATTTTAAGATTACAAGCTTTAAAAACATTAACTGAAGTAGCAGACGGTAAAGCTACAAAAATTATTATTCCTAGTGAAATACAATCATTAGCTGGTCTTGTAACAAGCTTTAAAGAACTATAA
- a CDS encoding DUF1576 domain-containing protein, whose translation MNEQKKEYLIISILPIMMVIFAFYLESPQKIFIGMINIFRSNDILISDYFIIGNIGAAFLNSALITLANIFLIYKLRLRLNGLLIMSLFIILSFGFMGKNGVNIIPFYIGTYLYAVLFNKRYKTVVAISMLSTTLAPVVSSLGIYGIFIGIIVGFIMPVISKQALHFHNGYSLYNSGLSGGLLGIVIYSIISAYGINFDINTVYYMKFDNRVFYFFIVYFLILIFIGLFYDKKIKTNMISIYGHTGRLVTDFVQKEGFYAVILNMGTLGLISVLISKLYGVLNGPVICSMLTIVAFGGFGKHIKNVLPLIIGVSLAPYLFKIQIEPTILLMTMFFSTTLAPISGKFGITAGIIAGILHYALAVRIGVIHGGINLYNNGLAAGILASVYVPVIEEIKGGILGARAEDEISQNGRRSFKVFTRKKGKRD comes from the coding sequence ATGAATGAACAAAAAAAAGAGTATTTAATTATATCAATATTACCTATAATGATGGTTATTTTTGCATTTTATTTAGAAAGTCCTCAAAAGATTTTTATTGGTATGATAAATATCTTTAGATCTAATGATATTTTGATATCCGATTATTTTATTATAGGAAATATAGGAGCAGCATTTTTAAATTCAGCTTTAATAACTCTTGCAAATATATTTTTGATATATAAATTGAGGTTAAGACTAAATGGACTGCTAATAATGTCATTATTTATTATACTTTCATTTGGATTTATGGGTAAAAATGGAGTAAACATTATACCTTTTTATATAGGAACATATTTATACGCTGTTTTGTTTAATAAAAGATATAAAACTGTAGTTGCAATTTCAATGCTTTCTACAACACTTGCTCCAGTAGTAAGTTCATTAGGAATTTATGGTATATTTATAGGAATAATAGTTGGATTTATAATGCCAGTTATATCTAAACAAGCTTTGCATTTTCATAATGGATACAGTTTGTATAATAGTGGGCTTTCTGGAGGACTTTTAGGAATTGTAATATATTCAATAATAAGTGCTTATGGAATAAATTTTGATATAAATACTGTTTATTATATGAAGTTTGATAATAGAGTTTTTTATTTTTTTATAGTATACTTTTTAATACTGATTTTTATAGGATTATTTTACGATAAAAAAATAAAAACGAATATGATTTCAATATATGGGCATACTGGAAGATTAGTTACGGATTTTGTACAAAAAGAAGGCTTTTATGCCGTTATATTAAATATGGGAACTTTAGGTTTAATATCAGTTTTAATTTCAAAATTATATGGAGTTTTAAATGGACCTGTAATTTGTTCAATGCTTACAATTGTAGCATTTGGAGGATTTGGAAAACATATTAAAAATGTATTGCCCTTGATAATTGGTGTATCTTTAGCTCCATATTTATTTAAAATACAAATAGAACCTACAATATTACTTATGACAATGTTTTTTTCTACAACATTAGCTCCAATTTCTGGAAAATTTGGAATAACAGCCGGTATAATAGCTGGAATATTACATTACGCTTTAGCAGTTAGAATAGGCGTTATACACGGGGGAATAAACTTGTATAATAATGGACTGGCAGCAGGCATTTTAGCCTCTGTATATGTTCCTGTAATTGAAGAAATAAAAGGAGGAATTTTAGGTGCAAGAGCAGAAGATGAAATTAGTCAAAATGGCAGACGAAGTTTTAAAGTTTTTACTAGAAAAAAAGGGAAAAGAGATTAA
- a CDS encoding UDP-glucose--hexose-1-phosphate uridylyltransferase, which translates to MNIYEEIEKLILYSNINGLIDNEDKILVRNRILDLLNIEDFEETEIDENAIKNMIYPVEILDSIVNWAKMNRKLKENILAYEDLLNSKIMGQIIKMPSEINKKFWLEYGKNPEFATEYFYDLSRKSNYIRTDRIEKNVCYKYESKYGQLDITINLSKPEKDPKQIALERNAPMASYPKSMLCKENEGYSGRINYPGRQNHRIIKLNLSNEDWYFQYSPYTYYNEHSIVFSSEIRPMKIDKNTFERLIEFVKKFPHYFIGSNADLPIVGGSILSHDHFQTGKYTFAMEVASKTKIKTIGNVDISIVNWPMSVIRLNSADEKEIVKTADEILARWIKYNEEPIVSHTKELRHNTITPIARFKNNEYELDLVLRNNLTTDEYPLGIYHPHSEYHNIKKENIGLIEVMGLAVLPSRLKTEMSDLSIILNKVNNVNELENEMKNNESLIKHIEWIKRYVNDENIKNVDLYSCIGNTFEKVLEDCMVLPYEKIKEFIDKM; encoded by the coding sequence ATGAACATATACGAAGAAATAGAGAAATTAATTTTATACTCAAATATAAATGGTCTTATTGATAATGAAGACAAAATTTTAGTTAGAAATAGAATACTTGATTTACTTAATATAGAAGATTTTGAAGAAACTGAAATTGATGAAAATGCAATAAAAAATATGATTTATCCTGTTGAAATTTTAGATAGTATTGTAAATTGGGCAAAAATGAATAGAAAACTTAAAGAAAATATACTAGCATATGAAGATTTACTTAATTCTAAAATAATGGGACAAATAATAAAAATGCCAAGTGAGATTAATAAGAAGTTTTGGTTAGAATATGGTAAAAATCCTGAGTTTGCAACAGAGTATTTTTATGATTTGTCAAGAAAATCTAATTATATTAGAACTGACAGAATAGAAAAAAATGTATGTTATAAGTATGAAAGTAAGTATGGTCAATTAGACATTACTATAAATTTATCTAAACCTGAAAAAGATCCTAAACAAATAGCATTAGAAAGAAATGCACCTATGGCTTCATACCCAAAATCAATGCTTTGTAAAGAAAATGAAGGATACAGTGGACGTATTAATTATCCTGGAAGACAAAATCATAGAATTATAAAACTTAATTTGAGTAATGAAGATTGGTATTTTCAATATTCACCATATACATATTATAACGAACATTCAATTGTATTTTCATCTGAAATTAGACCTATGAAAATAGATAAAAATACTTTTGAAAGACTTATAGAATTTGTAAAAAAATTTCCACATTATTTTATTGGTTCTAATGCTGATTTACCAATAGTTGGAGGATCTATTTTAAGTCATGATCATTTTCAAACAGGAAAATATACTTTTGCAATGGAAGTTGCTAGTAAAACTAAAATAAAAACTATAGGAAATGTGGATATAAGTATAGTTAATTGGCCTATGTCAGTGATAAGATTAAACAGTGCTGATGAAAAAGAAATAGTAAAAACTGCAGATGAAATATTGGCAAGATGGATAAAATATAATGAAGAACCTATTGTAAGTCATACAAAGGAGCTAAGACATAATACTATAACTCCGATAGCAAGATTTAAAAATAACGAGTATGAACTTGATTTGGTTTTAAGAAATAATTTAACAACAGATGAGTATCCTCTTGGAATTTATCACCCACATAGTGAGTATCACAATATAAAAAAAGAAAATATAGGACTTATTGAAGTTATGGGACTTGCAGTACTACCAAGTAGACTTAAAACTGAAATGAGTGATTTAAGCATTATTTTAAATAAAGTAAATAATGTAAATGAATTAGAAAATGAAATGAAAAATAACGAAAGTTTAATTAAACATATTGAATGGATAAAAAGATATGTAAATGATGAAAATATTAAAAATGTTGATTTATATTCATGTATAGGTAATACTTTTGAAAAAGTTCTTGAAGACTGTATGGTGTTACCATATGAAAAAATAAAAGAATTTATTGACAAAATGTAG
- the galE gene encoding UDP-glucose 4-epimerase GalE produces the protein MKNILVIGGAGYIGSHTVNLLKKQGYNPIIYDNLSKGHKEVADILDVKLIIGDLGDRNHLKEVFENENIDAVMHFAAFIEVGESVIEPGKYYENNVGKVINLLNQMVESNVKYFVFSSTAATFGEPIESKIKETHPQNPINPYGMSKLMVEHMLKDFERAYGLKSVVLRYFNAAGSDEDGLIGESHNPETHLIPLVVKTANGVRDSIKIYGTDYHTFDKTCIRDYIHVYDLAVAHIVSMEKMLNENVSLDYNLGNGTGYSVREIINTVKDITKVDFKVEETDRRAGDPAILIADPEKIIKELGFKPKYNLEDIISSAWKWEKNKKY, from the coding sequence ATGAAAAATATTTTAGTTATTGGTGGAGCAGGATACATAGGATCACATACTGTTAATCTTTTGAAAAAACAAGGCTATAATCCAATAATATATGATAATTTATCAAAAGGACATAAAGAAGTTGCTGATATATTAGATGTAAAACTTATAATTGGAGATTTAGGAGATAGAAATCACTTAAAAGAAGTATTTGAAAATGAAAATATTGATGCTGTAATGCATTTTGCTGCATTTATTGAAGTTGGAGAATCAGTTATAGAACCTGGTAAATATTATGAAAATAATGTAGGAAAAGTAATAAATTTACTTAATCAAATGGTTGAAAGTAACGTAAAATATTTTGTATTCAGCTCAACAGCTGCAACTTTTGGTGAGCCTATAGAATCAAAAATTAAAGAAACTCATCCACAAAATCCTATAAATCCATATGGGATGTCAAAATTAATGGTAGAACATATGTTAAAAGATTTTGAAAGAGCATATGGATTAAAAAGTGTAGTTTTAAGATACTTTAATGCTGCCGGTTCTGATGAAGATGGTCTTATTGGAGAAAGTCATAATCCAGAAACGCATTTAATACCACTTGTTGTAAAAACTGCAAATGGTGTTAGAGATAGTATAAAAATATATGGAACAGATTATCATACTTTTGATAAAACTTGCATAAGAGATTATATACACGTTTATGATTTAGCAGTGGCACATATAGTAAGTATGGAGAAAATGCTAAACGAAAATGTTTCTCTTGATTATAACTTAGGTAATGGAACTGGATATTCAGTTAGAGAAATAATAAATACAGTAAAAGATATTACAAAAGTAGACTTTAAAGTTGAGGAAACTGATAGAAGAGCTGGAGATCCTGCAATACTTATTGCAGATCCTGAAAAAATAATAAAAGAATTAGGATTTAAGCCTAAGTATAACTTAGAAGATATAATATCATCAGCTTGGAAATGGGAGAAAAATAAAAAATATTAA
- a CDS encoding aldose epimerase family protein: MKITSFNISDNIVRYNIKKDNGFEVSILNLGCIIEKIIYNSQNMVLSYSDYSCYINNPSYMGALVGRTAGRIKDASFNIGDTTYKLDKNDGNNNNHGGIDGLHNKIFKGTILKNGIKLEYFDENNSKYPGKVMFTVIYTVDEKSDKIKMEYFATTNETTYINLTSHSYFNLSGLKETALNHYIKINSDKYLELANDMISENIKSVDNTVFDFRAGKYLNEDINSNEKQFKISYYFDHCFSLNKKNNEYDILLKSNVNGITMKIKTNQRAVVMYVGNFLDEVEPVDNIEKNPKHLGVALETQDYTNGINLGKDFHNLTTKDKPYYSFTELIFEKGEEK; the protein is encoded by the coding sequence ATGAAAATAACTAGCTTTAATATATCGGACAATATTGTAAGATACAATATAAAAAAAGATAATGGCTTTGAAGTGAGTATATTAAATTTAGGTTGTATAATAGAAAAAATAATTTATAATAGTCAGAATATGGTTTTATCGTATTCTGACTATTCTTGCTACATAAATAATCCATCATATATGGGAGCTTTAGTAGGAAGAACAGCAGGTAGAATTAAAGATGCAAGTTTTAATATTGGAGATACTACATACAAACTTGATAAAAATGATGGAAACAACAATAATCATGGTGGTATAGACGGCTTACATAATAAAATATTTAAAGGAACCATTTTAAAAAATGGAATTAAATTAGAATATTTTGATGAAAATAATAGTAAATATCCTGGAAAAGTTATGTTTACAGTGATATATACAGTTGATGAAAAAAGTGATAAAATAAAAATGGAATATTTTGCAACAACTAATGAAACTACATATATAAATTTAACAAGTCATTCATATTTTAATTTATCTGGATTAAAAGAAACAGCACTTAATCATTATATAAAAATTAATTCTGACAAATATTTAGAGCTTGCAAATGATATGATTTCAGAAAATATAAAAAGTGTTGATAATACAGTTTTTGATTTTAGAGCTGGTAAATATCTTAATGAAGATATTAATTCAAATGAAAAACAATTTAAAATTAGTTATTATTTTGATCACTGTTTTTCATTAAATAAGAAAAATAATGAATATGATATTTTATTGAAATCTAATGTAAATGGAATTACTATGAAAATTAAAACAAATCAAAGAGCAGTTGTTATGTATGTAGGTAATTTTTTAGATGAAGTTGAACCGGTAGATAATATAGAAAAAAATCCTAAGCATTTAGGTGTAGCACTTGAAACGCAAGATTATACAAACGGAATAAATTTAGGAAAAGATTTTCATAATTTAACAACAAAAGATAAACCATATTATTCTTTTACTGAATTAATATTTGAAAAAGGGGAAGAAAAATGA